In Zingiber officinale cultivar Zhangliang chromosome 1A, Zo_v1.1, whole genome shotgun sequence, a genomic segment contains:
- the LOC122000197 gene encoding MYB-like transcription factor EOBII has translation MEGEGSVASNKLINDGNQEAEVRKGPWTMEEDLILINYISNHGEGVWNNLARSAGLNRTGKSCRLRWLNYLRPDVRRGNITQQEQLLIMDLHSRWGNRWSKIARQLPGRTDNEIKNYWRTRIQKRAKQSEPMDFRSNVEACPGSSHDDGVNDQLSHPAEEQSIVGGGGGGGIQLPQFPCAEFTEHIWTLEDLWLMQSAADDYYMI, from the exons ATGGAAGGAGAGGGCAGCGTCGCCAGCAACAAGCTGATCAACGACGGCAACCAAGAGGCTGAAGTGAGGAAAGGGCCATGGACCATGGAGGAAGACCTCATCCTGATCAACTACATCTCCAACCACGGCGAGGGCGTCTGGAATAACCTCGCCCGTTCTGCAG GTTTGAACCGGACGGGGAAGAGTTGCCGGCTCCGGTGGTTGAACTACCTGCGCCCCGACGTCCGACGGGGCAACATCACGCAGCAGGAGCAGCTCCTAATCATGGACCTCCACTCCCGGTGGGGCAACAGGTGGTCGAAAATCGCACGCCAACTGCCCGGGAGGACGGACAACGAGATAAAGAACTACTGGAGAACCCGAATCCAGAAGCGCGCGAAACAGAGCGAGCCGATGGACTTCCGGAGCAACGTCGAGGCGTGTCCCGGCAGCAGCCACGATGACGGAGTGAATGACCAGCTCAGCCACCCCGCCGAGGAGCAGAGCAtcgtcggcggcggcggcggcggcggcattcAACTGCCTCAGTTCCCCTGCGCCGAATTCACCGAACACATCTGGACCTTGGAGGACCTATGGCTCATGCAATCCGCCGCCGATGACTATTATATGATATAA